The following proteins are encoded in a genomic region of Choloepus didactylus isolate mChoDid1 chromosome Y, mChoDid1.pri, whole genome shotgun sequence:
- the LOC119524186 gene encoding heterogeneous nuclear ribonucleoprotein H2-like isoform X5, which translates to MMLSTEGRQGFVVKVRGLPWSYSADEVMRFFSDCKIQNGTSVFKSNSVEMDWVLKHTGTNSPDTANDGFVRLRGLPFGCSKEEIVQFFSGLEIVPNGMTLPMDFQGRSTGEAFVQFASQEIAEKALKKHKERIGHRYIEIFKSSRAEVRTHYDPPRKLMAMQRPGPYDRPGAGRGYNSIGRGAGFERMRRGAYGGGYGGYDDCGGCNDGYGFGSDRFGRDLNYCFSGMSDHRYGDGGSSFQNTTGHCVHMRGLPYRATENDTYNFFSPLNPMRVHIEIGPDGRVTGDADVEFATHEDAVAAMVRDKANMQHRYVELFLNSTAGTSGGAYDHSYVELFLNSTAGASGGAYGSQMMGGMGLSNQFSYGGPASQQLSGGYGGGYGGQSSMSGYDQVLQENSSDYQSNLA; encoded by the exons ATGATGCTGAGCACGGAAGGCAGGCAGGGGTTCGTGGTCAAGGTCAGGGGCCTACCCTGGTCCTACTCAGCCGATGAAGTAATGCGCTTCTTCTCTGATTGCAAAATCCAAAATGGCACATCAG TATTCAAGTCCAACAGTGTTGAAATGGATTGGGTGTTGAAGCATACAGGTACGAATAGTCCTGATACCGCCAATGATGGCTTTGTCCGGCTTAGAGGACTCCCATTTGGCTGTAGCAAGGAAGAAATTGTTCAGTTCTTTTCAGGGTTGGAAATTGTGCCAAATGGGATGACACTGCCGATGGACTTTCAGGGGCGGAGCACAGGGGAGGCCTTTGTGCAGTTTGCTTCACAGGAGATAGCTGAAAAGGCCTTAAAGAAACACAAGGAAAGAATAGGGCACAGGTACATTGAAATCTTCAAGAGTAGCCGAGCTGAAGTTCGAACCCACTATGATCCTCCTCGAAAGCTCATGGCTATGCAGCGGCCTGGTCCCTATGATAGGCCAGGGGCTGGCAGAGGGTATAACAGCATTGGCAGAGGAGCTGGATTTGAAAGGATGAGACGGGGTGCCTATGGTGGAGGGTATGGAGGCTATGATGACTGTGGTGGCTGTAATGATGGGTATGGCTTTGGGTCTGATAGATTTGGAAGAGACCTCAATTACTGTTTTTCAGGAATGTCTGATCATAGATATGGAGATGGTGGGTCCAGTTTCCAGAACACCACAGGGCACTGTGTGCATATGAGAGGGTTACCTTACAGAGCCACTGAGAATGATACTTACAATTTTTTCTCACCTCTTAACCCCATGAGAGTACACATTGAAATTGGACCTGATGGCAGAGTTACTGGTGATGCAGATGTTGAATTTGCTACTCATGAAGATGCTGTGGCAGCTATGGTAAGAGACAAAGCCAATATGCAGCACAGATACGTGGAGCTCTTCTTGAATTCTACTGCAGGAACAAGTGGGGGTGCTTATGATCACAGCTATGTAGAGCTGTTTTTGAATTCTACAGCAGGGGCAAGTGGTGGTGCTTATGGTAGCCAAATGATGGGAGGGATGGGCTTATCCAACCAGTTTAGTTATGGGGGTCCTGCTAGCCAGCAGCTGAGTGGTGGGTATGGAGGTGGTTATGGTGGTCAGAGCAGTATGAGTGGATATGACCAAGTTCTGCAGGAAAACTCCAGTGATTATCAATCGAACCTTGCTTAG
- the LOC119524186 gene encoding heterogeneous nuclear ribonucleoprotein H2-like isoform X3 — MMLSTEGRQGFVVKVRGLPWSYSADEVMRFFSDCKIQNGTSGIRFIYTREGRPSGEAFVELGSEDEVKLALKKDRETMGHRYFEVFKSNSVEMDWVLKHTGTNSPDTANDGFVRLRGLPFGCSKEEIVQFFSGLEIVPNGMTLPMDFQGRSTGEAFVQFASQEIAEKALKKHKERIGHRYIEIFKSSRAEVRTHYDPPRKLMAMQRPGPYDRPGAGRGYNSIGRGAGFERMRRGAYGGGYGGYDDCGGCNDGYGFGSDRFGRDLNYCFSGMSDHRYGDGGSSFQNTTGHCVHMRGLPYRATENDTYNFFSPLNPMRVHIEIGPDGRVTGDADVEFATHEDAVAAMVRDKANMQHRYVELFLNSTAGTTGASGGAYGSQMMGGMGLSNQFSYGGPASQQLSGGYGGGYGGQSSMSGYDQVLQENSSDYQSNLA, encoded by the exons ATGATGCTGAGCACGGAAGGCAGGCAGGGGTTCGTGGTCAAGGTCAGGGGCCTACCCTGGTCCTACTCAGCCGATGAAGTAATGCGCTTCTTCTCTGATTGCAAAATCCAAAATGGCACATCAGGTATTCGTTTCATCTACACCAGAGAAGGCAGACCAAGTGGTGAAGCATTTGTTGAACTTGGATCTGAAGATGAAGTGAAATTGGCTTTGAAGAAGGACAGAGAAACCATGGGACACAGATACTTTGAAGTATTCAAGTCCAACAGTGTTGAAATGGATTGGGTGTTGAAGCATACAGGTACGAATAGTCCTGATACCGCCAATGATGGCTTTGTCCGGCTTAGAGGACTCCCATTTGGCTGTAGCAAGGAAGAAATTGTTCAGTTCTTTTCAGGGTTGGAAATTGTGCCAAATGGGATGACACTGCCGATGGACTTTCAGGGGCGGAGCACAGGGGAGGCCTTTGTGCAGTTTGCTTCACAGGAGATAGCTGAAAAGGCCTTAAAGAAACACAAGGAAAGAATAGGGCACAGGTACATTGAAATCTTCAAGAGTAGCCGAGCTGAAGTTCGAACCCACTATGATCCTCCTCGAAAGCTCATGGCTATGCAGCGGCCTGGTCCCTATGATAGGCCAGGGGCTGGCAGAGGGTATAACAGCATTGGCAGAGGAGCTGGATTTGAAAGGATGAGACGGGGTGCCTATGGTGGAGGGTATGGAGGCTATGATGACTGTGGTGGCTGTAATGATGGGTATGGCTTTGGGTCTGATAGATTTGGAAGAGACCTCAATTACTGTTTTTCAGGAATGTCTGATCATAGATATGGAGATGGTGGGTCCAGTTTCCAGAACACCACAGGGCACTGTGTGCATATGAGAGGGTTACCTTACAGAGCCACTGAGAATGATACTTACAATTTTTTCTCACCTCTTAACCCCATGAGAGTACACATTGAAATTGGACCTGATGGCAGAGTTACTGGTGATGCAGATGTTGAATTTGCTACTCATGAAGATGCTGTGGCAGCTATGGTAAGAGACAAAGCCAATATGCAGCACAGATACGTGGAGCTCTTCTTGAATTCTACTGCAGGAACAA CAGGGGCAAGTGGTGGTGCTTATGGTAGCCAAATGATGGGAGGGATGGGCTTATCCAACCAGTTTAGTTATGGGGGTCCTGCTAGCCAGCAGCTGAGTGGTGGGTATGGAGGTGGTTATGGTGGTCAGAGCAGTATGAGTGGATATGACCAAGTTCTGCAGGAAAACTCCAGTGATTATCAATCGAACCTTGCTTAG
- the LOC119524186 gene encoding heterogeneous nuclear ribonucleoprotein H2-like isoform X6, whose protein sequence is MMLSTEGRQGFVVKVRGLPWSYSADEVMRFFSDCKIQNGTSGIRFIYTREGRPSGEAFVELGSEDEVKLALKKDRETMGHRYFEVFKSNSVEMDWMTLPMDFQGRSTGEAFVQFASQEIAEKALKKHKERIGHRYIEIFKSSRAEVRTHYDPPRKLMAMQRPGPYDRPGAGRGYNSIGRGAGFERMRRGAYGGGYGGYDDCGGCNDGYGFGSDRFGRDLNYCFSGMSDHRYGDGGSSFQNTTGHCVHMRGLPYRATENDTYNFFSPLNPMRVHIEIGPDGRVTGDADVEFATHEDAVAAMVRDKANMQHRYVELFLNSTAGTSGGAYDHSYVELFLNSTAGASGGAYGSQMMGGMGLSNQFSYGGPASQQLSGGYGGGYGGQSSMSGYDQVLQENSSDYQSNLA, encoded by the exons ATGATGCTGAGCACGGAAGGCAGGCAGGGGTTCGTGGTCAAGGTCAGGGGCCTACCCTGGTCCTACTCAGCCGATGAAGTAATGCGCTTCTTCTCTGATTGCAAAATCCAAAATGGCACATCAGGTATTCGTTTCATCTACACCAGAGAAGGCAGACCAAGTGGTGAAGCATTTGTTGAACTTGGATCTGAAGATGAAGTGAAATTGGCTTTGAAGAAGGACAGAGAAACCATGGGACACAGATACTTTGAAGTATTCAAGTCCAACAGTGTTGAAATGGATT GGATGACACTGCCGATGGACTTTCAGGGGCGGAGCACAGGGGAGGCCTTTGTGCAGTTTGCTTCACAGGAGATAGCTGAAAAGGCCTTAAAGAAACACAAGGAAAGAATAGGGCACAGGTACATTGAAATCTTCAAGAGTAGCCGAGCTGAAGTTCGAACCCACTATGATCCTCCTCGAAAGCTCATGGCTATGCAGCGGCCTGGTCCCTATGATAGGCCAGGGGCTGGCAGAGGGTATAACAGCATTGGCAGAGGAGCTGGATTTGAAAGGATGAGACGGGGTGCCTATGGTGGAGGGTATGGAGGCTATGATGACTGTGGTGGCTGTAATGATGGGTATGGCTTTGGGTCTGATAGATTTGGAAGAGACCTCAATTACTGTTTTTCAGGAATGTCTGATCATAGATATGGAGATGGTGGGTCCAGTTTCCAGAACACCACAGGGCACTGTGTGCATATGAGAGGGTTACCTTACAGAGCCACTGAGAATGATACTTACAATTTTTTCTCACCTCTTAACCCCATGAGAGTACACATTGAAATTGGACCTGATGGCAGAGTTACTGGTGATGCAGATGTTGAATTTGCTACTCATGAAGATGCTGTGGCAGCTATGGTAAGAGACAAAGCCAATATGCAGCACAGATACGTGGAGCTCTTCTTGAATTCTACTGCAGGAACAAGTGGGGGTGCTTATGATCACAGCTATGTAGAGCTGTTTTTGAATTCTACAGCAGGGGCAAGTGGTGGTGCTTATGGTAGCCAAATGATGGGAGGGATGGGCTTATCCAACCAGTTTAGTTATGGGGGTCCTGCTAGCCAGCAGCTGAGTGGTGGGTATGGAGGTGGTTATGGTGGTCAGAGCAGTATGAGTGGATATGACCAAGTTCTGCAGGAAAACTCCAGTGATTATCAATCGAACCTTGCTTAG
- the LOC119524186 gene encoding heterogeneous nuclear ribonucleoprotein H2-like isoform X4, with protein sequence MMLSTEGRQGFVVKVRGLPWSYSADEVMRFFSDCKIQNGTSGIRFIYTREGRPSGEAFVELGSEDEVKLALKKDRETMGHRYFEVFKSNSVEMDWVLKHTGTNSPDTANDGFVRLRGLPFGCSKEEIVQFFSGLEIVPNGMTLPMDFQGRSTGEAFVQFASQEIAEKALKKHKERIGHRYIEIFKSSRAEVRTHYDPPRKLMAMQRPGPYDRPGAGRGYNSIGRGAGFERMRRGAYGGGYGGYDDCGGCNDGYGFGSDRFGRDLNYCFSGMSDHRYGDGGSSFQNTTGHCVHMRGLPYRATENDTYNFFSPLNPMRVHIEIGPDGRVTGDADVEFATHEDAVAAMVRDKANMQHRYVELFLNSTAGTRASGGAYGSQMMGGMGLSNQFSYGGPASQQLSGGYGGGYGGQSSMSGYDQVLQENSSDYQSNLA encoded by the exons ATGATGCTGAGCACGGAAGGCAGGCAGGGGTTCGTGGTCAAGGTCAGGGGCCTACCCTGGTCCTACTCAGCCGATGAAGTAATGCGCTTCTTCTCTGATTGCAAAATCCAAAATGGCACATCAGGTATTCGTTTCATCTACACCAGAGAAGGCAGACCAAGTGGTGAAGCATTTGTTGAACTTGGATCTGAAGATGAAGTGAAATTGGCTTTGAAGAAGGACAGAGAAACCATGGGACACAGATACTTTGAAGTATTCAAGTCCAACAGTGTTGAAATGGATTGGGTGTTGAAGCATACAGGTACGAATAGTCCTGATACCGCCAATGATGGCTTTGTCCGGCTTAGAGGACTCCCATTTGGCTGTAGCAAGGAAGAAATTGTTCAGTTCTTTTCAGGGTTGGAAATTGTGCCAAATGGGATGACACTGCCGATGGACTTTCAGGGGCGGAGCACAGGGGAGGCCTTTGTGCAGTTTGCTTCACAGGAGATAGCTGAAAAGGCCTTAAAGAAACACAAGGAAAGAATAGGGCACAGGTACATTGAAATCTTCAAGAGTAGCCGAGCTGAAGTTCGAACCCACTATGATCCTCCTCGAAAGCTCATGGCTATGCAGCGGCCTGGTCCCTATGATAGGCCAGGGGCTGGCAGAGGGTATAACAGCATTGGCAGAGGAGCTGGATTTGAAAGGATGAGACGGGGTGCCTATGGTGGAGGGTATGGAGGCTATGATGACTGTGGTGGCTGTAATGATGGGTATGGCTTTGGGTCTGATAGATTTGGAAGAGACCTCAATTACTGTTTTTCAGGAATGTCTGATCATAGATATGGAGATGGTGGGTCCAGTTTCCAGAACACCACAGGGCACTGTGTGCATATGAGAGGGTTACCTTACAGAGCCACTGAGAATGATACTTACAATTTTTTCTCACCTCTTAACCCCATGAGAGTACACATTGAAATTGGACCTGATGGCAGAGTTACTGGTGATGCAGATGTTGAATTTGCTACTCATGAAGATGCTGTGGCAGCTATGGTAAGAGACAAAGCCAATATGCAGCACAGATACGTGGAGCTCTTCTTGAATTCTACTGCAGGAACAA GGGCAAGTGGTGGTGCTTATGGTAGCCAAATGATGGGAGGGATGGGCTTATCCAACCAGTTTAGTTATGGGGGTCCTGCTAGCCAGCAGCTGAGTGGTGGGTATGGAGGTGGTTATGGTGGTCAGAGCAGTATGAGTGGATATGACCAAGTTCTGCAGGAAAACTCCAGTGATTATCAATCGAACCTTGCTTAG
- the LOC119524186 gene encoding heterogeneous nuclear ribonucleoprotein H2-like isoform X2 yields the protein MMLSTEGRQGFVVKVRGLPWSYSADEVMRFFSDCKIQNGTSGIRFIYTREGRPSGEAFVELGSEDEVKLALKKDRETMGHRYFEVFKSNSVEMDWVLKHTGTNSPDTANDGFVRLRGLPFGCSKEEIVQFFSGLEIVPNGMTLPMDFQGRSTGEAFVQFASQEIAEKALKKHKERIGHRYIEIFKSSRAEVRTHYDPPRKLMAMQRPGPYDRPGAGRGYNSIGRGAGFERMRRGAYGGGYGGYDDCGGCNDGYGFGSDRFGRDLNYCFSGMSDHRYGDGGSSFQNTTGHCVHMRGLPYRATENDTYNFFSPLNPMRVHIEIGPDGRVTGDADVEFATHEDAVAAMVRDKANMQHRYVELFLNSTAGTRASGGAYGSQMMGGMGLSNQFSYGGPASQQLSGGYGGGYGGQSSMSGYDQVLQENSKGAPNSYYRNKSCAFMGVE from the exons ATGATGCTGAGCACGGAAGGCAGGCAGGGGTTCGTGGTCAAGGTCAGGGGCCTACCCTGGTCCTACTCAGCCGATGAAGTAATGCGCTTCTTCTCTGATTGCAAAATCCAAAATGGCACATCAGGTATTCGTTTCATCTACACCAGAGAAGGCAGACCAAGTGGTGAAGCATTTGTTGAACTTGGATCTGAAGATGAAGTGAAATTGGCTTTGAAGAAGGACAGAGAAACCATGGGACACAGATACTTTGAAGTATTCAAGTCCAACAGTGTTGAAATGGATTGGGTGTTGAAGCATACAGGTACGAATAGTCCTGATACCGCCAATGATGGCTTTGTCCGGCTTAGAGGACTCCCATTTGGCTGTAGCAAGGAAGAAATTGTTCAGTTCTTTTCAGGGTTGGAAATTGTGCCAAATGGGATGACACTGCCGATGGACTTTCAGGGGCGGAGCACAGGGGAGGCCTTTGTGCAGTTTGCTTCACAGGAGATAGCTGAAAAGGCCTTAAAGAAACACAAGGAAAGAATAGGGCACAGGTACATTGAAATCTTCAAGAGTAGCCGAGCTGAAGTTCGAACCCACTATGATCCTCCTCGAAAGCTCATGGCTATGCAGCGGCCTGGTCCCTATGATAGGCCAGGGGCTGGCAGAGGGTATAACAGCATTGGCAGAGGAGCTGGATTTGAAAGGATGAGACGGGGTGCCTATGGTGGAGGGTATGGAGGCTATGATGACTGTGGTGGCTGTAATGATGGGTATGGCTTTGGGTCTGATAGATTTGGAAGAGACCTCAATTACTGTTTTTCAGGAATGTCTGATCATAGATATGGAGATGGTGGGTCCAGTTTCCAGAACACCACAGGGCACTGTGTGCATATGAGAGGGTTACCTTACAGAGCCACTGAGAATGATACTTACAATTTTTTCTCACCTCTTAACCCCATGAGAGTACACATTGAAATTGGACCTGATGGCAGAGTTACTGGTGATGCAGATGTTGAATTTGCTACTCATGAAGATGCTGTGGCAGCTATGGTAAGAGACAAAGCCAATATGCAGCACAGATACGTGGAGCTCTTCTTGAATTCTACTGCAGGAACAA GGGCAAGTGGTGGTGCTTATGGTAGCCAAATGATGGGAGGGATGGGCTTATCCAACCAGTTTAGTTATGGGGGTCCTGCTAGCCAGCAGCTGAGTGGTGGGTATGGAGGTGGTTATGGTGGTCAGAGCAGTATGAGTGGATATGACCAAGTTCTGCAGGAAAACTCCA AAGGTGCACCAAACAGCTACTACAGAAATAAAAGCTGTGCATTTATGGGAGTTGAATAG
- the LOC119524186 gene encoding heterogeneous nuclear ribonucleoprotein H2-like isoform X1 yields the protein MMLSTEGRQGFVVKVRGLPWSYSADEVMRFFSDCKIQNGTSGIRFIYTREGRPSGEAFVELGSEDEVKLALKKDRETMGHRYFEVFKSNSVEMDWVLKHTGTNSPDTANDGFVRLRGLPFGCSKEEIVQFFSGLEIVPNGMTLPMDFQGRSTGEAFVQFASQEIAEKALKKHKERIGHRYIEIFKSSRAEVRTHYDPPRKLMAMQRPGPYDRPGAGRGYNSIGRGAGFERMRRGAYGGGYGGYDDCGGCNDGYGFGSDRFGRDLNYCFSGMSDHRYGDGGSSFQNTTGHCVHMRGLPYRATENDTYNFFSPLNPMRVHIEIGPDGRVTGDADVEFATHEDAVAAMVRDKANMQHRYVELFLNSTAGTSGGAYDHSYVELFLNSTAGASGGAYGSQMMGGMGLSNQFSYGGPASQQLSGGYGGGYGGQSSMSGYDQVLQENSKGAPNSYYRNKSCAFMGVE from the exons ATGATGCTGAGCACGGAAGGCAGGCAGGGGTTCGTGGTCAAGGTCAGGGGCCTACCCTGGTCCTACTCAGCCGATGAAGTAATGCGCTTCTTCTCTGATTGCAAAATCCAAAATGGCACATCAGGTATTCGTTTCATCTACACCAGAGAAGGCAGACCAAGTGGTGAAGCATTTGTTGAACTTGGATCTGAAGATGAAGTGAAATTGGCTTTGAAGAAGGACAGAGAAACCATGGGACACAGATACTTTGAAGTATTCAAGTCCAACAGTGTTGAAATGGATTGGGTGTTGAAGCATACAGGTACGAATAGTCCTGATACCGCCAATGATGGCTTTGTCCGGCTTAGAGGACTCCCATTTGGCTGTAGCAAGGAAGAAATTGTTCAGTTCTTTTCAGGGTTGGAAATTGTGCCAAATGGGATGACACTGCCGATGGACTTTCAGGGGCGGAGCACAGGGGAGGCCTTTGTGCAGTTTGCTTCACAGGAGATAGCTGAAAAGGCCTTAAAGAAACACAAGGAAAGAATAGGGCACAGGTACATTGAAATCTTCAAGAGTAGCCGAGCTGAAGTTCGAACCCACTATGATCCTCCTCGAAAGCTCATGGCTATGCAGCGGCCTGGTCCCTATGATAGGCCAGGGGCTGGCAGAGGGTATAACAGCATTGGCAGAGGAGCTGGATTTGAAAGGATGAGACGGGGTGCCTATGGTGGAGGGTATGGAGGCTATGATGACTGTGGTGGCTGTAATGATGGGTATGGCTTTGGGTCTGATAGATTTGGAAGAGACCTCAATTACTGTTTTTCAGGAATGTCTGATCATAGATATGGAGATGGTGGGTCCAGTTTCCAGAACACCACAGGGCACTGTGTGCATATGAGAGGGTTACCTTACAGAGCCACTGAGAATGATACTTACAATTTTTTCTCACCTCTTAACCCCATGAGAGTACACATTGAAATTGGACCTGATGGCAGAGTTACTGGTGATGCAGATGTTGAATTTGCTACTCATGAAGATGCTGTGGCAGCTATGGTAAGAGACAAAGCCAATATGCAGCACAGATACGTGGAGCTCTTCTTGAATTCTACTGCAGGAACAAGTGGGGGTGCTTATGATCACAGCTATGTAGAGCTGTTTTTGAATTCTACAGCAGGGGCAAGTGGTGGTGCTTATGGTAGCCAAATGATGGGAGGGATGGGCTTATCCAACCAGTTTAGTTATGGGGGTCCTGCTAGCCAGCAGCTGAGTGGTGGGTATGGAGGTGGTTATGGTGGTCAGAGCAGTATGAGTGGATATGACCAAGTTCTGCAGGAAAACTCCA AAGGTGCACCAAACAGCTACTACAGAAATAAAAGCTGTGCATTTATGGGAGTTGAATAG
- the LOC119524186 gene encoding heterogeneous nuclear ribonucleoprotein H2-like isoform X7, giving the protein MMLSTEGRQGFVVKVRGLPWSYSADEVMRFFSDCKIQNGTSGIRFIYTREGRPSGEAFVELGSEDEVKLIAEKALKKHKERIGHRYIEIFKSSRAEVRTHYDPPRKLMAMQRPGPYDRPGAGRGYNSIGRGAGFERMRRGAYGGGYGGYDDCGGCNDGYGFGSDRFGRDLNYCFSGMSDHRYGDGGSSFQNTTGHCVHMRGLPYRATENDTYNFFSPLNPMRVHIEIGPDGRVTGDADVEFATHEDAVAAMVRDKANMQHRYVELFLNSTAGTSGGAYDHSYVELFLNSTAGASGGAYGSQMMGGMGLSNQFSYGGPASQQLSGGYGGGYGGQSSMSGYDQVLQENSSDYQSNLA; this is encoded by the exons ATGATGCTGAGCACGGAAGGCAGGCAGGGGTTCGTGGTCAAGGTCAGGGGCCTACCCTGGTCCTACTCAGCCGATGAAGTAATGCGCTTCTTCTCTGATTGCAAAATCCAAAATGGCACATCAGGTATTCGTTTCATCTACACCAGAGAAGGCAGACCAAGTGGTGAAGCATTTGTTGAACTTGGATCTGAAGATGAAGTGAAATTG ATAGCTGAAAAGGCCTTAAAGAAACACAAGGAAAGAATAGGGCACAGGTACATTGAAATCTTCAAGAGTAGCCGAGCTGAAGTTCGAACCCACTATGATCCTCCTCGAAAGCTCATGGCTATGCAGCGGCCTGGTCCCTATGATAGGCCAGGGGCTGGCAGAGGGTATAACAGCATTGGCAGAGGAGCTGGATTTGAAAGGATGAGACGGGGTGCCTATGGTGGAGGGTATGGAGGCTATGATGACTGTGGTGGCTGTAATGATGGGTATGGCTTTGGGTCTGATAGATTTGGAAGAGACCTCAATTACTGTTTTTCAGGAATGTCTGATCATAGATATGGAGATGGTGGGTCCAGTTTCCAGAACACCACAGGGCACTGTGTGCATATGAGAGGGTTACCTTACAGAGCCACTGAGAATGATACTTACAATTTTTTCTCACCTCTTAACCCCATGAGAGTACACATTGAAATTGGACCTGATGGCAGAGTTACTGGTGATGCAGATGTTGAATTTGCTACTCATGAAGATGCTGTGGCAGCTATGGTAAGAGACAAAGCCAATATGCAGCACAGATACGTGGAGCTCTTCTTGAATTCTACTGCAGGAACAAGTGGGGGTGCTTATGATCACAGCTATGTAGAGCTGTTTTTGAATTCTACAGCAGGGGCAAGTGGTGGTGCTTATGGTAGCCAAATGATGGGAGGGATGGGCTTATCCAACCAGTTTAGTTATGGGGGTCCTGCTAGCCAGCAGCTGAGTGGTGGGTATGGAGGTGGTTATGGTGGTCAGAGCAGTATGAGTGGATATGACCAAGTTCTGCAGGAAAACTCCAGTGATTATCAATCGAACCTTGCTTAG